The DNA window GGCTCGCGAGGGCGGAGACGGCGAGAACGGCGCCCAGGACGACGGCAACAGTCGAGGCGGCGACGACGGCGCGGACGGCGACAGCCATGCCGGGAACGACGAGAACGCCGTCGTCGCGACCGCCGGCGTCGACGAGGGGGTCGAGGTCGTGATCGACCAGCGCGAGCTCGACTCCTCCATCGCGAAGGACCTCTCGACGCGGGACGGACTACTCACCCGGCTGGAAACGCTCGCCGTGGGGGACTACGTGCTCTCGGACCGGGTCGCCGTCGAGCGGAAGTCGGCGGCGGACTTCGTCGACTCCATGCTCGATTCCGACCGCTCGATGTTCGAACAGGTCGGCGAGCTGTCGCGGGCGTACGCCCGCCCCGTGTTGGTCGTCGAGGGAACGAACCTCTACGGCCAGCGCGACATCGATCCCAACGCGATCCGCGGCGCGCTCGCGTCGCTCGCGGTCGACTTCGGGATCAGCGTCCTCCGGACCGAAGGCGAGACGGACACCACGGAGCTGCTCGCGACGATCGCCAGACGCGAGCAGGAGACCCGCGACCGCGAGGTGAGCGTCCACGGCGAGAAGACGACGAAGACCCGCGCGGAACAACAGGAGTACGTCGTCTCCTCCATCGCCGACATCGGCCCGATCACCGCACGCGCGCTGCTCGAGCACTTCGGCTCGGTCGAGGCGGTGATGACCGCCCCGGAGGACGACTTACTCGAGGTTGAGGGGGTCGGCCCGGTGACCGCCGAGCGCATCCGCGAGGTCGTCGGGAGCGAGTACGAGTGAGCGGCCGACCCAGCGCGGCCGACCGCGGTCGCGACCGACCGGTTCCCTTCTACAGCTCGTAGGTCTCGCCGTCGACCGCGAGCGGCTCCGCGAACGCCTCCTCCGGCGGGTAGAAGTGCGCGACGTGGACGAGTCGCGTCCGGTCGGCGTCCAGGTCCTCGGCGAGCGCGAGCGCCCCCTCCCGGGTCATGTGTTTCGTGCCGAACGTGCGCGGGACGCCGTCGGGACCCTCGTGTCGCCCGCCGATCGGGTGGTGTTCACACAGCGAGGCGGGGACGATGGCGTCGGCGAGCAGGAGGTCCGCGTCGGCGAGCGCCTCCCGGGAGCGCTCGGGCACGTCGTAGCTCGTGTCGCCCGTCAACGACAGTTTCCCGCCGGTCTCGGGGTCCTCGATGACGACGCCGAAACACAGGAGGGGCGGGTGGTCGACCGGGACGAACCGGACCTCGAACCCACAGGTCTCGAACGGCTCGAACGGCTCGCGCGAGTGGACGCCGATCCGGTCCTCGAGGTAGTCGTACTTCCGGCGGACCGTCTCGGCGACGCTCTCGTCGGTCGCCGGATCCGTCTCGTCCGGCGCGTGGACGGGAAGCCCGTCGACGAGCCGGTAGACGTTGCCGAGCCCGTCGAGATGGTCGAAGTGGATGTGCGTCACGATCCCGGCGTCCGGCAGCCCCACGTCGTTGTCCAAAAACTGGCTCCGGAAGTCGGGGCTGAAATCGACCAGCAGCGACTCGCCGGTCCGCTCGTTCTCGACGTGGACCGAGAACCGCGAGCGCGATATCCCGCGCTCGCGCGCCTCGCGACAGGTGTCACAGTCGCAGCCGACGGTGGGCGTCCCCGTCGTGTCGCCGGTTCCGAGGAGGGTGACCCGCATCTCGTGGTGGGCTCCTCGCCGCACGGCCTTAGCGTCCGTGATCGGGAAACCGGCTTTGGCCCCAGTCGACCGTCGTCGCTCGCGACCCGGGTTTATAAGCGAGTCCGGCACCACGCCTGGGGTATGTACGACAGCCGCGAGCTCGTCCTCGCACGGCTCCCGTCCGGCGTCCCGATCCGCACGACCGTCCACGTCTACGGCGAGGGCAGCCTCGTCGAAGGCGAGGAGGGTCCCGAGCTCGATGTCCCCGACGACGGCGGTCCCGTCGTCTACGCGCAGGCGGCCCAGCACGGCCGCGAGGTGAACGGCGCAGCCGTCCTCCGGCGGCTCCACGAACGGCTGACGGGCGGGGACGGGGAGGGTGACGCCGACGCCGGAAACGGCGACGCCGTCGACGATGACGTCCGCGGAACGCTCGTGAGCGTCCCGGTGGCGGACCCGCTCACGTTCGATCACGTCTCCTACACGACGCCCGAGTCGCTCGACTCGATCAACGCCAACATGAACCGCTGTTGGCCCGGCGACTCCGACGGGACGCTCCACGAGCGGATGGCCGCGCGGCTCTGGCCGTTCGCGAGCGCGGCCGACGCGGTCGTCGACCTCCACACCGGCTCGCCGACCATGCTCACCCACACGGTCTACATGCGCGGCGACGAGGCCTGTCGAGGGCTCGCGGAGGCGTTCGGCACCGACCTCCTGTTGGCGGAGGCCGCCGGCGACGACGCGGACACGGAGTGGGCGGAGCGGAACTTCGGCGGGAAGTTCCGTGTGGCCGCCACCCGCGAGGGGATCCCGACGATCACGCCCGAGCTCGCGCACAGCCGCGAGATCGTCGAGGAGGCGGTCGAGACCGGCGTCGACGGGATGGTCGGCGTCCTGCGACACGAGGGCGTGCTCGCCGGCGACCCCGACCCGTGGGAGGGGACCGTCGCCCGCAACCACCTCGGGCGGGTGACCGCGGCCGACTCCGGGCTGTTCCGGGCGGAGCCCGACCTCGCGATCGGCGACGAGGTGACGGACGGGGAGCGGCTCGGCGAGGTGTACGACCCGGCGACCTTCGAGACGCTCCAGGTCGCCGAGGCGGACCGCGACGGGATCGTCTACTCCGTCGCCCGCGAGTCGACCGTCACCGCGGGCGCGACGCTGGTGGGCGTCGCCGAGCGGATCGAGGAGTGAACCGGCGGCGGTGCGGCTCCGCAAGCGGGCGTCACCGCAGTTACCGCAGTTACCGCGGTCACCGCACCCGGATCCGACCGTCCGCGGCGACCGTGACGAGCAGGCGCTCGCGGACCTCCCGGCCGTACACCGCGTCGCCGGCGCGCTCGCCGATGGTCTTCATCAGGTCCGGCGCGGTCTGGCTCACCTTCACGCCCGCCTCGTCGCAGGCGTCGTACACCCGCTGTGGCGCGTCGTAGAGGTCGGTTCCCGCGGGGATCTCGACGCGAACCGGGGCGGAGAGCGCCTCGGCGAACGCGACGGTCTCCTTCGCGCGCTCGACGTTGTCGCGCGCGCTCGCCTCGACGCTGGAGACGTTCGCGCGCGAGGTCCCCAGCCGGTCGGCGATGTCCGACTGTCGGAGCCCCCGCTCGCGGAGCGCGAGGACCTCCGCCTGCCGCTCGGTGAGCACGCTCGCGTCGGCGTCGAAGCCGGCGCGTGCTAACAGTTCCGCGGCGTCGACGTCGTCCGCGTCGACGACGTCGTCCGGGGCGTCGACATCGTCCGCGGCGTCCGCGGGGGAGGCGTCGTCTGCGACCATGGCTCGACCGACGGGACGGGCGGTGAAAAAACGGCGGTTTCGGCGGGGACGCGACGACCGACGGAGCGGCGGTCGTCGGGGGTCGGGGCGAGTCGGATCGGCGGGGGTCGGGTCGGCGGTGATCGGATCGGTGGGGTCGGGTCGGATCGGCGGCGCGTGGACTGTCCGTGGGGTGACCCGACCCCGGTCCGCCTCACTTGCCCCAGAAGTTCTCGCGGCTGCCGAGCCGCTCGCGGTCGGTGCGGCTCGGGCGGTCCCGCTCGTCGTCCTCGTCGTCCTCGTCGCTCCCGTCGCGGTCGGCGTCGTCTCCCTCCTCCTCGTCGGGGTCGTCCGGGAGCCGCTCGACTATCTCCTGGGCGGTCGCGTGGCTGGATTTCACGCGGTGGATCGACACCACGGCGCGGGCGGGCGGGAGCAGCCCGTCGACGAGCACGATGAACCCGTCGTCGGTGCGGCCGACCCCGGCCCCGCTCTCGTGGATGTCGTCGACCTCGACGACGACCTCCTCGCCGGGCTGGACCGGCTGTCGTTTGAGCTCGTAGATCGGCATGTCGTAGTGGTTGCACCACTCGGCACCCCCCTTGTTGCCGTAGTGTTGACACCCCATGCCCTGGATCCGTTCGTCGAAACTGGGGCAGTCGTCGGCGAGTGGACAGTCCGCCATACAGTAGGTCAGACCGGCGGCCGTTGTAAACGTTTTCGACTCTCCGGGTGTGAAACGCCGAGAACGACCGGCTCGTTCGGGTGAAAATCCGGAGATTCGGGGTCTCGGGGATCTCGGCGTCGCCGGCTCTCGACCGTGTCCGACGCATCTCCGGGCTCGCGGCCGGCTCCGGAGGGTCCCCGCGCCCGACCCGCCCTCACAGGAACTCGCGGACCTCGGAGTACCACATGTCGTGGTGGTCGACCGCGCCGACCGCGTCCGCGACGTCGACGGCGATGGCGTGCCAGCACCGCTCCGCGGGGTCCTCGGGGTCGAGGTTGTACGTCGCGTCCGCGCAGTCGCAGCCGCCGTCCTCGACGACGTACTCGTCCTCGTGGCCGACGACGACCGTGAAATCGCGGTAGCGCTTCACTCGTCCCTCCCCGACCGCCTCGATCGCGCGCTTCCCGCGGTCGCCGTGTTCCCCGACGATCGCGGCGGCGATCGGGCCGGTGAGTTCGCCGGCCGCCTCGATCGCCGTCCGCCAGTCGTCGACCGGCTCCATGGCCCGTCCTTTTCGGGCGGCCGGTTAAATCCCGTCGGTGGCGCGTCGGAGCGGCGGACTCGCGGGGCGGGAGGAAAGGGACCCCGAGGAGTGGTTTC is part of the Halorubrum aethiopicum genome and encodes:
- a CDS encoding MBL fold metallo-hydrolase: MRVTLLGTGDTTGTPTVGCDCDTCREARERGISRSRFSVHVENERTGESLLVDFSPDFRSQFLDNDVGLPDAGIVTHIHFDHLDGLGNVYRLVDGLPVHAPDETDPATDESVAETVRRKYDYLEDRIGVHSREPFEPFETCGFEVRFVPVDHPPLLCFGVVIEDPETGGKLSLTGDTSYDVPERSREALADADLLLADAIVPASLCEHHPIGGRHEGPDGVPRTFGTKHMTREGALALAEDLDADRTRLVHVAHFYPPEEAFAEPLAVDGETYEL
- a CDS encoding Tfx family DNA-binding protein; this translates as MVADDASPADAADDVDAPDDVVDADDVDAAELLARAGFDADASVLTERQAEVLALRERGLRQSDIADRLGTSRANVSSVEASARDNVERAKETVAFAEALSAPVRVEIPAGTDLYDAPQRVYDACDEAGVKVSQTAPDLMKTIGERAGDAVYGREVRERLLVTVAADGRIRVR
- a CDS encoding succinylglutamate desuccinylase/aspartoacylase family protein codes for the protein MYDSRELVLARLPSGVPIRTTVHVYGEGSLVEGEEGPELDVPDDGGPVVYAQAAQHGREVNGAAVLRRLHERLTGGDGEGDADAGNGDAVDDDVRGTLVSVPVADPLTFDHVSYTTPESLDSINANMNRCWPGDSDGTLHERMAARLWPFASAADAVVDLHTGSPTMLTHTVYMRGDEACRGLAEAFGTDLLLAEAAGDDADTEWAERNFGGKFRVAATREGIPTITPELAHSREIVEEAVETGVDGMVGVLRHEGVLAGDPDPWEGTVARNHLGRVTAADSGLFRAEPDLAIGDEVTDGERLGEVYDPATFETLQVAEADRDGIVYSVARESTVTAGATLVGVAERIEE
- a CDS encoding TRAM domain-containing protein, with the protein product MADCPLADDCPSFDERIQGMGCQHYGNKGGAEWCNHYDMPIYELKRQPVQPGEEVVVEVDDIHESGAGVGRTDDGFIVLVDGLLPPARAVVSIHRVKSSHATAQEIVERLPDDPDEEEGDDADRDGSDEDDEDDERDRPSRTDRERLGSRENFWGK